GTTTTTGTACAAATATTTTTTAACTTCTATTTCTGACTCATTATGTGTTTCAAATCTGGTTTTACAAATCTGCGCAACAACATTCTCAACATATGAAGGCTCATTTAATTTACCTCGATAAGGAACTGGTGCTAGCCATGGGGCGTCTGTTTCGCTTAGTAAATTATCTATAGACACAGCACTAATAGCATCTCGAATATCTTGTGCATTTTTAAAAGTAGAGATTCCAGATATCGATATCACAGCTCCAGATTCAATACATCTCAAAGCTTGTTCTGGCCCACCAGAAAAACAATGAAAAACAGTTTTATCGGGCCAAGCATTATCGTCTAACATACTGAATGTTTCTTCCCATGCATCTCGAGTATGTATAACTAAAGCTAAATCGTATTCTCTTGCTAAATCAAGTTGAAATTTAAAAGCTATTTCTTGATCTTCTTTTGATGAGTGACCATAATAAAAATCATATCCTGCTTCACCTATAGCGCAGACTAGTTCTTTATTATCATCTAATAATTTCACTAATGCCTGATTT
The Acidimicrobiia bacterium genome window above contains:
- a CDS encoding TatD family hydrolase gives rise to the protein MTEFLFDTHCHFDTIDDAREQLTRAYTNGVRALNVIGCDLATSTLAIDIVKMVQDERETLKLDDIDIMATIGLHPHEAKFFTEQNQALVKLLDDNKELVCAIGEAGYDFYYGHSSKEDQEIAFKFQLDLAREYDLALVIHTRDAWEETFSMLDDNAWPDKTVFHCFSGGPEQALRCIESGAVISISGISTFKNAQDIRDAISAVSIDNLLSETDAPWLAPVPYRGKLNEPSYVENVVAQICKTRFETHNESEIEVKKYLYKNALRIFRK